Proteins found in one Quercus robur chromosome 2, dhQueRobu3.1, whole genome shotgun sequence genomic segment:
- the LOC126715674 gene encoding serine carboxypeptidase II-2, whose amino-acid sequence MLKSQLPFKEMTNPRGPFGFVNKTLTLFIYVYLGITIATSSTDPLVQQQLDKVLSLPGQNFNVSFAHYAGYITVNEDSGRALFYWFIEATEDPESKPLVLWLNGGPGCSSIAYGEAEEIGPFHIKKDGKTLYLNPYSWNQVANLIFLDSPVGVGFSYSNTSSDVLNNGDKRTAEDSLAFLLKWLERFPQFKGRDFYITGESYAGHYVPQLSQAIVRYNTALKEKAINLKGYMVGNALTDDYHDHLGVFQFMWAAGLISDKTYGLLNLLCDFQSFIHTSDACDNILDVANEELGNIDPYSIFTPTCFANVSQSNRLLKRMNMVGHIGEKYDPCTEEHSVVYFNLPLVQKALHVDPAFAPSKWSTCSELINTNWKDSPRTVLDVYHELIHSGLRIWMFSGDTDAIIPVTATRLSIDALKLPTSRPWRAWYDDGQVGGWTQDYAGLTFVSVRGAGHEVPLHKPKLALALIKAFLSGNSMPSLELVSAS is encoded by the exons ATGCTCAAGTCTCAACTCCCATTCAAGGAAATGACCAATCCCAGAGGACCCTTTGGTTTTGTTAACAAAACCTTGACTCTCTTCATCTATGTCTATCTGGGCATTACTATTGCAACCTCTTCTACAGACCCACTTGTCCAGCAACAACTGGACAAGGTTCTATCACTCCCAGGACAGAACTTTAACGTGAGCTTTGCACACTATGCTGGTTACATAACAGTCAATGAAGATTCTGGGAGAGCTCTTTTCTATTGGTTCATTGAGGCCACTGAGGATCCTGAATCAAAGCCTCTTGTTCTTTGGCTTAATGGAG GGCCTGGATGTTCATCCATTGCTTATGGGGAGGCAGAGGAAATTGGCCCTTTTCACATTAAAAAGGATGGGAAGACCCTTTATTTGAACCCTTACTCTTGGAATCAAG TTgccaatcttatatttcttgaTTCCCCTGTTGGAGTTGGTTTTTCCTATTCGAACACTTCCTCTGATGTGCTGAATAATGGAGATAAAAGAACTG CCGAGGACTCTCTAGCATTTTTATTGAAGTGGCTTGAGCGCTTTCCTCAGTTCAAAGGAAGGGACTTTTATATTACAGGAGAGAGCTATGCAG GACATTATGTTCCTCAACTAAGCCAAGCCATTGTAAGATACAACACAGCATTAAAGGAAAAAGCAATTAATCTGAAAGGTTATATG GTTGGAAATGCTCTAACTGACGATTACCATGACCACTTGGGTGTTTTCCAGTTTATGTGGGCAGCTGGTTTAATTTCTGATAAAACATACGGGCTGCTGAACCTTCTCTGTGATTTTCAGTCATTTATACATACTTCAGATGCATGCGATAATATTTTAGACGTTGCTAATGAAGAACTTGGAAACATTGACCCATATAGCATCTTCACTCCCACCTGCTTTGCTAATGTAAGCCAGTCAAATCGGCTGCTGAAAAGAATGAAT ATGGTTGGTCACATTGGTGAGAAGTACGATCCCTGCACCGAGGAGCACTCAGTTGTATACTTCAATTTACCTTTGGTACAAAAGGCACTTCATGTTGATCCAGCTTTTGCACCATCTAAATGGTCAACCTGCAG CGAATTGATAAATACTAACTGGAAGGATTCTCCTCGGACAGTGCTGGACGTTTACCATGAGCTGATTCATTCAGGACTGCGTATATGGATGTTCAG TGGTGATACAGATGCCATAATCCCAGTTACAGCCACCCGGTTGAGTATAGATGCTCTTAAGCTTCCGACTTCGAGACCTTGGCGTGCCTGGTATGATGATGGGCAG GTGGGTGGATGGACTCAAGACTATGCTGGGCTTACCTTTGTATCAGTCCGGGGAGCAGGACACGAAGTTCCTTTGCATAAGCCCAAACTAGCTTTGGCACTCATTAAAGCCTTCTTGTCAGGAAACTCAATGCCAAGTTTGGAACTAGTCAGTGCATCTTGA